Proteins found in one Quercus robur chromosome 2, dhQueRobu3.1, whole genome shotgun sequence genomic segment:
- the LOC126715086 gene encoding serine/threonine-protein kinase PBL36-like isoform X1 encodes MALQPSEIKEEVALDVGKSKRKNKKDGGEVAESGCWSSTFKFFGSLLSSKSKVDSSLSGPTAHSVHLSFSKSVGSNFVNEKSRDHPVASVGSSTTTSNTDGTFSISKFSSTSTSKLSISSTLKFSEELKVSSQLRKFTFNELKLATRNFRPDSILGEGGFGCVFKGWIEENGTGPAKPGTGLTVAVKTLNHDGHQGHKEWLAEIDLLGDLIHPNLVKLIGFSIEDDQRLLVYEFLPRGSLENHLFRRSLPLPWSIRMKIALGAAKGLTFLHEEAQRPIIYRDFKTSNILLDTDYNAKLSDFGLAKDGPEGDKTHVSTRVMGTYGYAAPEYVLTGHLSSKSDVYSFGVVLLELLTGRRSMDKKRPNGEQSLVGWARPLLGDKKKLYQLIDPRLEGHFSIKGAEKAAQLAVRCLGRDPKARPKMSEVAEALKPLPNLKDMASSSSFFQTMQADRARSNSNAVHGNGLRAASRPRNGQPMRNLSIINGPHASPNPHSLQSPKPNGRES; translated from the exons ATGGCTTTGCAGCCTAGTGAAATTAAAGAGGAGGTGGCTTTGGATGTGGGCAAGTCaaagagaaagaataagaaAGATGGGGGAGAGGTAGCTGAGTCTGGGTGTTGGAGTAGCACTTTCAAGTTCTTTGGCAGCTTATTGtcttcaaaatcaaaagttgaTAGCTCCTTGAGTGGCCCTACTGCTCATTCTG TGCATTTGTCCTTTTCCAAATCAGTGGGGAGCAATTTTGTGAATGAGAAAAGCAGAGACCATCCAGTTGCTTCAGTAGGGTCCTCTACAACAACTAGCAATACAGATGGCACTTTTTCTATTTCCAAATTCAGTTCTACATCAACGTCGAAATTAAGTATTTCTtcaacattaaaatttagtgaGGAACTTAAGGTTTCTTCTCAACTTCGGAAGTTCACATTCAATGAGCTAAAGTTGGCCACAAGGAACTTCAGACCTGATAGTATTCTTGGTGAAGGTGGGTTTGGTTGCGTCTTCAAAGGTTGGATTGAGGAGAATGGCACTGGTCCTGCAAAACCTGGTACTGGACTTACGGTTGCAGTCAAGACTCTCAACCATGATGGACATCAGGGTCATAAAGAATGGCTT GCTGAAATTGATTTGCTTGGTGACCTCATCCATCCTAATTTGGTTAAATTGATCGGTTTCTCCATTGAAGATGATCAAAGGTTGCTAGTTTATGAGTTTCTGCCTCGGGGAAGTTTGGAGAACCATCTTTTCAGAA GGTCCCTGCCTCTTCCTTGGTCTATCAGGATGAAAATTGCACTTGGTGCTGCAAAAGGCCTTACCTTTCTTCATGAAGAGGCTCAAAGACCAATCATATACCGTGATTTCAAAacttctaatattttattagatacG gaTTACAATGCCAAGCTCTCAGATTTTGGGCTTGCCAAAGATGGTCCAGAGGGAGACAAAACTCATGTATCAACACGAGTTATGGGAACCTATGGCTATGCAGCTCCAGAATATGTCTTGACTG GACATCTGTCATCAAAGAGCGATGTGTACAGTTTTGGAGTTGTGCTACTTGAATTATTGACTGGCAGAAGATCCATGGACAAAAAAAGACCAAATGGGGAGCAAAGCCTTGTTGGATGGGCAAGACCGCTTCTTGGAGACAAGAAGAAGTTGTATCAGCTAATAGATCCTCGCCTTGAAGGTCACTTCTCGATTAAAGGTGCAGAGAAAGCTGCCCAGCTTGCTGTCCGGTGCCTTGGCCGAGACCCTAAAGCCAGACCTAAGATGAGTGAGGTTGCTGAAGCCCTAAAGCCTCTGCCAAACCTCAAGGATATGGCCAGCTCTTCATCTTTCTTCCAGACCATGCAAGCTGATCGTGCCAGGTCAAACTCAAATGCTGTACATGGAAATGGATTGCGGGCAGCATCTAGACCAAGGAATGGACAACCAATGAGGAACTTATCAATTATAAATGGTCCTCATGCTTCTCCAAACCCTCATTCTCTCCAGTCTCCAAAACCAAATGGAAGAGAATCATAG
- the LOC126715086 gene encoding serine/threonine-protein kinase PBL36-like isoform X2, with protein MALQPSEIKEEVALDVGKSKRKNKKDGGEVAESGCWSSTFKFFGSLLSSKSKVDSSLSGPTAHSVGSNFVNEKSRDHPVASVGSSTTTSNTDGTFSISKFSSTSTSKLSISSTLKFSEELKVSSQLRKFTFNELKLATRNFRPDSILGEGGFGCVFKGWIEENGTGPAKPGTGLTVAVKTLNHDGHQGHKEWLAEIDLLGDLIHPNLVKLIGFSIEDDQRLLVYEFLPRGSLENHLFRRSLPLPWSIRMKIALGAAKGLTFLHEEAQRPIIYRDFKTSNILLDTDYNAKLSDFGLAKDGPEGDKTHVSTRVMGTYGYAAPEYVLTGHLSSKSDVYSFGVVLLELLTGRRSMDKKRPNGEQSLVGWARPLLGDKKKLYQLIDPRLEGHFSIKGAEKAAQLAVRCLGRDPKARPKMSEVAEALKPLPNLKDMASSSSFFQTMQADRARSNSNAVHGNGLRAASRPRNGQPMRNLSIINGPHASPNPHSLQSPKPNGRES; from the exons ATGGCTTTGCAGCCTAGTGAAATTAAAGAGGAGGTGGCTTTGGATGTGGGCAAGTCaaagagaaagaataagaaAGATGGGGGAGAGGTAGCTGAGTCTGGGTGTTGGAGTAGCACTTTCAAGTTCTTTGGCAGCTTATTGtcttcaaaatcaaaagttgaTAGCTCCTTGAGTGGCCCTACTGCTCATTCTG TGGGGAGCAATTTTGTGAATGAGAAAAGCAGAGACCATCCAGTTGCTTCAGTAGGGTCCTCTACAACAACTAGCAATACAGATGGCACTTTTTCTATTTCCAAATTCAGTTCTACATCAACGTCGAAATTAAGTATTTCTtcaacattaaaatttagtgaGGAACTTAAGGTTTCTTCTCAACTTCGGAAGTTCACATTCAATGAGCTAAAGTTGGCCACAAGGAACTTCAGACCTGATAGTATTCTTGGTGAAGGTGGGTTTGGTTGCGTCTTCAAAGGTTGGATTGAGGAGAATGGCACTGGTCCTGCAAAACCTGGTACTGGACTTACGGTTGCAGTCAAGACTCTCAACCATGATGGACATCAGGGTCATAAAGAATGGCTT GCTGAAATTGATTTGCTTGGTGACCTCATCCATCCTAATTTGGTTAAATTGATCGGTTTCTCCATTGAAGATGATCAAAGGTTGCTAGTTTATGAGTTTCTGCCTCGGGGAAGTTTGGAGAACCATCTTTTCAGAA GGTCCCTGCCTCTTCCTTGGTCTATCAGGATGAAAATTGCACTTGGTGCTGCAAAAGGCCTTACCTTTCTTCATGAAGAGGCTCAAAGACCAATCATATACCGTGATTTCAAAacttctaatattttattagatacG gaTTACAATGCCAAGCTCTCAGATTTTGGGCTTGCCAAAGATGGTCCAGAGGGAGACAAAACTCATGTATCAACACGAGTTATGGGAACCTATGGCTATGCAGCTCCAGAATATGTCTTGACTG GACATCTGTCATCAAAGAGCGATGTGTACAGTTTTGGAGTTGTGCTACTTGAATTATTGACTGGCAGAAGATCCATGGACAAAAAAAGACCAAATGGGGAGCAAAGCCTTGTTGGATGGGCAAGACCGCTTCTTGGAGACAAGAAGAAGTTGTATCAGCTAATAGATCCTCGCCTTGAAGGTCACTTCTCGATTAAAGGTGCAGAGAAAGCTGCCCAGCTTGCTGTCCGGTGCCTTGGCCGAGACCCTAAAGCCAGACCTAAGATGAGTGAGGTTGCTGAAGCCCTAAAGCCTCTGCCAAACCTCAAGGATATGGCCAGCTCTTCATCTTTCTTCCAGACCATGCAAGCTGATCGTGCCAGGTCAAACTCAAATGCTGTACATGGAAATGGATTGCGGGCAGCATCTAGACCAAGGAATGGACAACCAATGAGGAACTTATCAATTATAAATGGTCCTCATGCTTCTCCAAACCCTCATTCTCTCCAGTCTCCAAAACCAAATGGAAGAGAATCATAG
- the LOC126715088 gene encoding hypersensitive-induced response protein 1-like: MGQAFGCLQVDQSNVIIREHFGKFDDVLEPGCHCLPWCLGYQVAGGLSLRVQQLDVRCETKTKDNVFVTVVASVQYRAVADKASDAFYRLTNTREQIQSYVFDVIRASVPKLNLDAVFEQKNDIAKSVEDELEKAMSTYGYEIVQTLIVDIEPDPHVKRAMNEINAAARMRVAANDKAEADKILQIKKAEGEAESKYLSGLGIARQRQAIVDGLRDSVLAFSENVPGTTAKDVMDMVLVTQYFDTMKEIGASSKSSSVFIPHGPGAVRDVASQIREGLLQAQSLKS, from the exons ATGGGTCAAGCATTCGGTTGTCTCCAGGTGGACCAGTCAAATGTGATTATCAGGGAACATTTTGGAAAGTTCGATGATGTGCTGGAGCCAGGGTGTCACTGCCTGCCATGGTGTCTTGGATACCAGGTGGCTGGTGGACTCTCATTGCGTGTGCAACAACTTGATGTTCGATGTGAAACAAAAACGAAG GACAATGTCTTTGTCACTGTGGTTGCATCTGTTCAATATCGTGCTGTGGCTGACAAAGCATCTGATGCTTTCTATAGGCTCACCAATACTAGGGAGCAGATTCAATCCTATGTGTTTGATG TTATTAGGGCAAGTGTGCCGAAATTGAACTTGGATGCTGTCTTTGAGCAGAAGAATGACATAGCAAAATCTGTGGAAGACGAGCTGGAAAAG GCCATGTCCACTTATGGGTATGAAATCGTCCAAACACTAATTGTAGATATTGAGCCTGATCCCCATGTGAAAAGAGCAATGAACGAGATAAATGCAG CTGCTAGAATGAGGGTGGCAGCAAATGACAAGGCAGAGGCAGACAAAATCTTGCAGATCAAGAAAGCTGAGGGAGAAGCAGAATCAAAGTACTTGTCAGGGCTTGGTATTGCTCGCCAGCGCCAGGCCATTGTTGATGGGCTGAGGGACAGTGTACTTGCCTTCTCTGAGAACGTGCCTGGAACAACTGCCAAGGATGTCATGGACATGGTGCTGGTTACCCAGTACTTTGACACAATGAAGGAGATTGGGGCATCCTCAAAGTCCTCCTCTGTGTTCATCCCACATGGGCCAGGAGCAGTCAGAGACGTTGCTTCACAGATCCGAGAGGGTCTTCTTCAAGCTCAGTCTCTCAAGAGTTGA